One part of the Neisseria zalophi genome encodes these proteins:
- the secB gene encoding protein-export chaperone SecB, giving the protein MSEERQPVFSIEKLYVKDMSLEVPHAPKVFLEQGEPEVDMRVATDSQQLEEGFHEVTVTVTVTAKLENDRVMFLNEVSQSGIFRLENIPEEDVKLLLAVACPNILFPYAREAISSTISRAGFPPVLLAPINFEAMYQQSQEGNA; this is encoded by the coding sequence ATGAGTGAAGAACGCCAACCTGTATTCAGCATTGAAAAACTGTATGTAAAAGATATGTCTTTAGAAGTGCCGCACGCACCTAAAGTCTTTTTGGAACAAGGCGAGCCGGAAGTCGATATGCGTGTCGCTACCGACAGCCAACAACTCGAAGAAGGCTTCCATGAAGTCACCGTGACCGTGACCGTGACCGCCAAACTGGAAAACGATCGAGTAATGTTCCTCAATGAAGTATCGCAAAGCGGCATTTTCCGTTTGGAAAATATTCCTGAAGAAGATGTGAAATTACTGTTGGCCGTAGCCTGCCCGAATATTCTCTTCCCATACGCACGCGAAGCGATTTCTTCAACCATCAGCCGCGCCGGTTTCCCGCCCGTATTGTTGGCACCGATTAACTTCGAAGCCATGTACCAGCAATCACAAGAAGGCAACGCTTAA
- the grxC gene encoding glutaredoxin 3 — MQHVKMYTGPYCPYCTMAKKLLNQQGVTDIEEIRIDQNPEDFNEMQQITGQRTVPQIFIGETHVGGFTDLHKLHQQGELQSLLDGEKE; from the coding sequence ATGCAACACGTTAAAATGTATACCGGCCCCTACTGCCCTTATTGCACTATGGCTAAAAAACTTTTAAATCAGCAAGGTGTGACCGATATCGAAGAAATCCGTATCGACCAAAACCCTGAAGATTTCAACGAAATGCAGCAAATCACAGGCCAACGAACCGTGCCGCAAATTTTTATCGGTGAAACCCATGTCGGTGGCTTTACCGACTTACACAAGCTACACCAGCAAGGCGAACTACAAAGCCTGCTGGACGGCGAGAAAGAATAA
- the recJ gene encoding single-stranded-DNA-specific exonuclease RecJ, which produces MSVKIRTRTIDQTACQTLIQAGADPLLARLCAARHITTPAELDDKLNALLPYQTLKNCTQAAERLADAIERKEKILIVADYDADGATACTVGVKGLSAMGARVDFLVPNRFEHGYGLTPELAEMAAEQNTQLLITVDNGIASIAGVERAQQLGIDVIITDHHLPADTVPSCIIVNPNQQGCTFASKSMAGVGVIFYVLMALRAELRQRSYFTTAQNPQPGHPQEPNLAEYLDLVALGTIADVVSLDHNNRILVSQGLKRIRAGKMRPGIRALFEIARRDWRKAQPFDMGFALGPRINAAGRLDDMSVGIACLLADNIEEGQSLAARLNDLNIERREIEQSMLQDAINGFPDTLPPEQTTLVAYRNDFHQGVVGIVASRLKDRFYRPTIVFAPAGDGEVRGSGRSIPGLHLRDALDLVSKRHPDLILKFGGHAMAAGLSIHADNIPAFQTAFEQTVSSLLCADDLSQTYLTDGSLPAADITLAHAQHLARQVWGQGFAPPSFTDEFAVIRQQAMGVNHKKVWLQKDGHEFEAMFWRCTEEIPPKIRTVYRPVANEWRNNIELQLYIDYWEAA; this is translated from the coding sequence ATGTCTGTCAAAATCCGTACCCGTACTATCGATCAAACTGCCTGCCAAACCCTGATTCAAGCAGGTGCCGATCCGCTACTGGCGCGTTTATGCGCCGCCCGCCATATCACCACACCGGCAGAGTTAGACGACAAACTTAACGCCCTACTGCCCTATCAAACCCTGAAAAACTGTACCCAAGCCGCCGAAAGGCTGGCCGACGCCATTGAGCGCAAAGAAAAAATCCTGATTGTGGCCGACTATGATGCCGACGGCGCAACAGCCTGTACTGTCGGTGTAAAGGGCTTAAGCGCTATGGGTGCCAGGGTGGATTTTCTCGTTCCCAACCGTTTCGAACACGGTTACGGCCTCACCCCCGAACTGGCCGAAATGGCCGCCGAACAAAATACCCAACTGCTGATTACGGTTGATAACGGTATTGCCAGCATAGCCGGCGTAGAACGGGCGCAACAGCTCGGTATTGATGTGATCATTACCGACCACCATCTGCCCGCCGATACCGTACCAAGCTGTATTATTGTCAATCCCAACCAACAGGGCTGTACCTTTGCCAGTAAAAGCATGGCAGGGGTCGGTGTGATTTTTTATGTATTGATGGCATTGCGCGCCGAATTGAGACAACGCAGTTATTTCACCACCGCCCAAAATCCGCAACCCGGCCATCCCCAAGAACCCAATCTGGCCGAATATCTGGACTTGGTCGCCCTCGGCACCATTGCCGATGTTGTTTCTCTCGACCACAATAACCGCATTCTGGTGTCGCAAGGCCTCAAACGCATCCGTGCCGGCAAAATGCGCCCCGGTATCCGCGCTCTGTTTGAAATCGCACGGCGCGACTGGCGTAAAGCGCAACCGTTCGATATGGGCTTTGCCCTCGGCCCGCGCATCAATGCCGCCGGCAGGTTGGATGATATGTCGGTCGGCATTGCCTGCCTGTTGGCAGACAATATTGAAGAGGGTCAAAGCCTTGCCGCCCGTTTGAACGATTTAAATATCGAGCGGCGTGAAATCGAGCAATCCATGTTGCAAGACGCCATCAATGGTTTTCCGGACACCCTGCCGCCGGAACAAACCACTCTAGTGGCTTACCGCAATGATTTCCATCAGGGGGTGGTCGGTATTGTCGCCAGCCGTCTGAAAGACCGTTTCTACCGCCCAACCATTGTCTTCGCCCCTGCCGGCGACGGTGAGGTTCGCGGTTCCGGCCGTTCCATTCCCGGACTACACCTGCGCGACGCACTTGATTTGGTATCGAAACGCCACCCCGATCTGATACTCAAATTCGGCGGACATGCCATGGCGGCCGGTTTAAGCATACATGCCGACAATATCCCTGCTTTTCAGACGGCCTTTGAACAAACAGTGAGCAGCCTACTGTGCGCGGATGATTTATCCCAAACCTACCTGACCGACGGCAGCCTGCCCGCTGCCGATATTACCCTCGCCCACGCCCAACACCTTGCCCGCCAAGTGTGGGGACAAGGATTCGCCCCCCCGAGTTTTACCGACGAATTCGCCGTTATCCGTCAACAGGCGATGGGGGTAAACCATAAAAAAGTATGGCTGCAAAAAGACGGTCATGAGTTTGAGGCTATGTTTTGGCGTTGTACAGAAGAAATCCCACCCAAAATACGCACGGTTTACCGCCCTGTCGCCAATGAATGGCGCAACAATATCGAACTGCAACTTTATATCGACTATTGGGAAGCTGCTTAA
- a CDS encoding TrkH family potassium uptake protein has translation MQKIIPIIHILSKLGVFFSVLLLAPTFVSYIFLDDAFDAFSHTALVTIVGSCITWLLTRRYQRELRVRDGFTLVFMLWLGFAVVAAMPIYLYFPQMSYIDAFFEAMSGLTTTGATVITSLDTLAPSINFWRHMLNWLGGMGIIVLAVAILPMLGVGGTQLFKAEIPGLDKDSKIAPRISQVAKKLWFTYAISTCVAFIALYWAGMSWFDALCHAMSTISLGGFSSHDDSIAYFNSQTIELIVIGITVFGAISFVTHMSAFSERSPARYWRDEESRILLAVLSISILVVSIYLWQQQYYPSFGESLRFTSFNYVSIGLSSGFANADYGQWPLITSLWMYFLANVLASSGSMGGGVKNARAIVLAKFSLREMLILLHPNAVRNVKVNGRTIPERTALTVMAFIFVYFMTVVLFTFVMMGTGLDFLSAFSATVACITNAGPGLGVVGPASNYAGLSDVQKWLCTIVMLLGRLEIFTVLILFSPPYWKK, from the coding sequence ATGCAAAAAATCATTCCCATTATTCACATTCTTTCCAAGTTGGGCGTATTTTTTTCAGTACTGCTGCTTGCGCCAACTTTTGTGTCGTATATTTTCTTGGATGATGCGTTCGATGCGTTCAGTCATACTGCGTTGGTGACAATTGTCGGCTCTTGTATTACTTGGTTGTTGACCCGCCGCTATCAGCGTGAATTACGGGTGCGCGACGGATTTACTCTGGTTTTTATGCTTTGGCTCGGATTTGCCGTTGTGGCAGCCATGCCGATTTATCTGTATTTCCCGCAAATGAGCTATATCGACGCATTCTTTGAAGCGATGTCGGGGCTGACCACAACGGGGGCGACGGTAATTACCAGTTTGGATACGCTTGCGCCCTCAATTAACTTTTGGCGGCATATGCTTAACTGGCTCGGCGGTATGGGTATTATTGTGTTGGCGGTCGCCATTTTGCCGATGTTGGGTGTAGGGGGAACGCAACTTTTTAAAGCAGAAATTCCGGGATTGGATAAAGACAGCAAAATTGCACCGCGTATTTCGCAAGTGGCTAAAAAACTTTGGTTTACTTATGCCATTAGTACTTGCGTAGCCTTTATCGCGCTTTATTGGGCCGGTATGAGTTGGTTTGATGCACTTTGCCATGCGATGTCGACGATTTCTTTGGGTGGATTTTCTTCACACGACGACAGTATTGCTTATTTTAATTCGCAGACCATAGAGTTGATTGTGATCGGTATTACAGTATTCGGTGCCATCAGTTTTGTGACGCACATGAGTGCTTTTAGCGAACGTTCACCCGCCCGTTATTGGCGGGATGAGGAAAGTCGTATTCTACTTGCCGTATTGAGTATCAGTATATTGGTGGTGAGTATTTATTTGTGGCAGCAGCAATATTATCCGTCTTTTGGAGAGTCATTACGGTTTACTTCGTTTAACTACGTATCGATTGGCTTATCAAGCGGGTTTGCCAATGCAGATTATGGACAGTGGCCGCTGATTACTTCGCTATGGATGTATTTTCTTGCCAATGTTTTGGCCAGTTCGGGCTCGATGGGCGGCGGCGTGAAAAATGCACGTGCGATTGTTTTGGCTAAATTCAGCTTGCGGGAAATGCTGATTTTGCTGCATCCTAATGCTGTGAGAAATGTCAAGGTAAACGGGCGGACGATTCCAGAGCGAACCGCGTTGACGGTGATGGCTTTTATCTTCGTTTATTTTATGACGGTGGTGCTGTTTACTTTTGTGATGATGGGAACCGGTTTGGATTTTCTCTCGGCCTTTAGTGCGACGGTTGCCTGTATTACCAATGCCGGCCCGGGCTTGGGTGTGGTCGGCCCTGCATCGAATTATGCCGGTTTGAGTGATGTACAAAAGTGGTTGTGTACCATTGTGATGCTGTTGGGGCGTTTGGAGATTTTTACCGTATTGATACTGTTTTCACCGCCTTATTGGAAAAAATAA
- the yihA gene encoding ribosome biogenesis GTP-binding protein YihA/YsxC, translating to MNLFQNAKFFTTVNHLKDLPDTPAEIAFVGRSNAGKSSAINTLTNHVRLAYVSKTPGRTQHINFFELAGGGFMVDLPGYGYAQVPEAVRAHWVGLLGDYLQHRKQLIGLVLIMDARHPLKALDLRMLDFFHTTGRPVHILLSKADKLSKNDQIKTLAAVKKALKPYAERQTVSVQLFSSLKKQGMEEVGEVVGKWFEADAQTATSASDE from the coding sequence ATGAACCTATTTCAAAATGCCAAATTCTTTACCACGGTCAATCATTTGAAAGATTTACCCGATACACCGGCCGAAATTGCCTTTGTCGGACGCAGTAATGCGGGCAAGTCAAGTGCGATTAATACCTTGACCAATCATGTGCGGCTGGCGTATGTGTCCAAAACACCCGGCCGTACCCAGCATATCAATTTTTTTGAATTGGCAGGCGGTGGTTTTATGGTGGATTTGCCCGGTTATGGCTATGCACAGGTTCCCGAGGCAGTGCGCGCGCATTGGGTCGGATTGCTTGGCGATTATTTGCAACACCGCAAACAGCTTATCGGGTTGGTGTTGATTATGGACGCACGCCATCCTTTGAAAGCGTTGGATTTGCGCATGTTGGATTTTTTTCATACTACAGGCCGGCCGGTGCATATTTTACTTTCCAAAGCCGATAAGCTTTCTAAAAATGATCAGATTAAAACATTGGCTGCCGTTAAAAAAGCATTAAAACCTTATGCCGAACGCCAAACTGTTAGTGTGCAGCTTTTTTCCAGTTTGAAAAAACAGGGCATGGAAGAAGTGGGTGAGGTGGTCGGAAAGTGGTTTGAGGCCGATGCTCAGACAGCAACTTCTGCATCGGACGAGTAA
- a CDS encoding c-type cytochrome, translating into MKRFTLFALAIAAGAVTAAPKADIAKGKEIVTNICAACHAADGNSGIAMYPKLAAQHEYYIFTQTKDIKEGKRTTGASAAMAPMVAALSDQDIRNVAAFYSTQFPKEGETNPKDNAELGTKIYRGGLAAKNIPACMSCHGPSGAGMPGGGTDIIAYPRLGGQHKAYIVEQMKAYRSGQRQNPIMVDIASRLSDDELDAVANFIQGLH; encoded by the coding sequence ATGAAACGTTTTACCTTATTCGCCCTGGCCATAGCAGCAGGAGCGGTTACTGCTGCGCCAAAAGCGGATATTGCCAAAGGCAAAGAAATTGTCACCAACATCTGTGCTGCCTGCCACGCCGCAGACGGTAACAGCGGTATCGCCATGTATCCGAAGTTGGCTGCACAACACGAATATTATATTTTCACCCAAACCAAAGACATTAAAGAAGGTAAACGGACAACCGGTGCGTCAGCAGCTATGGCGCCGATGGTAGCGGCGCTTTCCGATCAGGATATCCGTAACGTTGCCGCTTTTTATTCGACACAATTCCCCAAAGAGGGCGAAACCAATCCGAAAGACAACGCCGAATTGGGTACAAAAATTTATCGCGGCGGATTGGCTGCTAAAAATATTCCTGCCTGTATGTCGTGCCACGGCCCCAGCGGTGCAGGTATGCCGGGCGGCGGTACCGATATTATTGCCTATCCACGTTTAGGCGGCCAACACAAAGCTTATATTGTCGAACAAATGAAAGCTTATCGTTCCGGCCAGCGCCAAAACCCCATTATGGTCGATATTGCCAGCCGTTTGAGCGATGATGAATTAGATGCAGTAGCCAACTTTATTCAAGGCCTGCATTAA
- the ccsB gene encoding c-type cytochrome biogenesis protein CcsB, with amino-acid sequence MNPTIKSTDKAAQHILLEQKTFLRRLNSWDWGFALIMTMVAVFSQLHVGHNMDIYEIAILWISCAASILLGWFFKPLRVFIIASVFLAYIGVTFYNGDIAQADRFVLKYFLSSQSAIMWQCASIFLALLCYIAGALLTRKNQAPTNTLLGIASNLTWISALAGFTGLLVRWHESYLLRPDAGHIPVSNLYEVFILFLVITALMYLYYESKFAIQKLGGFVLSFMAVVVIFVLWYSLSREAHAIQPLIPALQSWWMKIHVPANFIGYGAFCMSAMLGIAELLAIRSETAGKKSWLPESQAIEEVMYKAIAVGFLFFTIATILGALWAADAWGRYWSWDPKETWAFIVWLNYAIWLHLRLVAGWRGKVLAWWAVIGLFITAFAFIGVNMFLSGLHSYGEL; translated from the coding sequence ATGAACCCAACCATCAAAAGTACGGATAAAGCAGCACAACATATCCTACTGGAACAAAAAACCTTTCTACGCCGCCTCAATAGCTGGGACTGGGGCTTCGCCTTGATTATGACCATGGTGGCTGTATTCTCACAGCTTCACGTCGGCCATAATATGGATATCTACGAAATCGCCATTTTATGGATTAGTTGCGCGGCCTCTATTCTATTGGGTTGGTTTTTCAAACCACTACGTGTTTTTATTATTGCCAGCGTCTTTTTAGCTTATATCGGTGTGACCTTCTATAACGGAGACATCGCACAAGCCGACCGTTTCGTTCTGAAATATTTCCTCAGCAGCCAATCGGCGATTATGTGGCAGTGCGCCAGCATATTTCTGGCCCTACTCTGTTATATAGCAGGCGCGCTACTCACCCGTAAGAACCAAGCACCGACCAACACCCTATTGGGTATCGCCTCAAACCTCACTTGGATTTCGGCGCTGGCCGGCTTTACCGGCTTGCTCGTTCGCTGGCACGAAAGTTATCTGCTGCGCCCCGATGCCGGCCACATTCCCGTTTCCAATCTTTATGAAGTCTTTATCTTGTTTTTGGTGATTACCGCGCTGATGTATCTCTATTACGAAAGCAAATTCGCCATCCAAAAACTCGGCGGCTTCGTATTGTCGTTTATGGCCGTCGTGGTGATATTTGTTTTATGGTACAGCCTGTCACGCGAGGCGCATGCCATCCAACCGCTGATTCCCGCCCTACAATCTTGGTGGATGAAAATACACGTACCTGCCAACTTTATCGGCTACGGCGCATTCTGTATGTCTGCCATGCTCGGTATTGCCGAACTATTGGCTATCCGTAGTGAAACCGCCGGTAAAAAATCATGGCTACCCGAATCTCAAGCCATTGAAGAAGTGATGTATAAAGCAATTGCTGTCGGCTTTTTATTCTTCACCATCGCCACCATTCTCGGCGCACTCTGGGCAGCAGACGCATGGGGACGCTATTGGAGTTGGGATCCGAAAGAAACTTGGGCCTTTATCGTTTGGCTGAACTATGCCATTTGGCTGCACTTACGCCTGGTTGCCGGCTGGCGCGGCAAAGTATTGGCATGGTGGGCAGTTATCGGCCTATTTATTACCGCTTTCGCCTTTATCGGCGTGAATATGTTTTTAAGCGGTTTGCATTCTTACGGCGAACTCTAA
- a CDS encoding cytochrome c biogenesis protein ResB, with translation MTRTKHIPLIKRPWFAFLSSMRFAVALLSLLGVASIIGTVLQQNQPQVNYVVKFGPFWTEIFGYLGLFDVYASGWFVLIMLFLVISTGLCLWRNIPPFIREMKSYRLNAAKKSLAAMKHSTLLSGGLTPEIAERYLKVQGFNTKKAEREDGSTLIAAKKGAMNKWGYIFAHAAIIVICLGGLIDSNLLLKVGMLTGSIVPDNDSLYAKDFKPESTLGSNNISFRGNVNIAEGQKTNVVFLNADKGMLIQDLPFDVQLKRFHIDYYDTGMPKDFASDLIVTDSKTGKKTEHTIRVNHPLTVDGITIYQASFADGGSDLKLKAWNLAGNSRTPALMDAVSMQAFPLDIGEEEYKLEFDQFTAMNVQDTSMPSEDKPLQIQTAINDVRSVKQNKKFTNIGPSIVYRIRDKAGQAVEYKNYMLPIRQDDDYFYLTGTRTGLEQQYRWLRIPTDSNGSIDTFMAIRELINDPAVLKRIIGNAAQAAPANIRGTFAQGAEHTLNTFRNGGLVALGDDINARTPEADRETVWNFSSRIVYSTLNTVLDEAIRTYNLPEWQDPEARNRFLIHSMEAYTGLTAYPAPVLLQLSGYKEVRSSGLQMTRSPGASLVYLGSVLLVLGTIFMFYIREKRAWLLFDQTGIRFSMSSSRNERDLQKEFPKHTADLETLAKDLNH, from the coding sequence ATGACCCGAACCAAACATATCCCGCTGATTAAAAGACCATGGTTTGCTTTTTTAAGCTCCATGCGCTTTGCCGTGGCCTTACTCAGCCTATTGGGTGTGGCTTCGATTATCGGCACGGTACTCCAACAAAACCAGCCCCAAGTCAACTATGTGGTTAAATTCGGCCCGTTTTGGACGGAGATTTTCGGCTACTTAGGTTTATTTGATGTTTATGCATCAGGATGGTTTGTGCTGATTATGCTGTTTCTGGTGATTTCTACCGGATTGTGCCTGTGGCGCAACATTCCCCCTTTTATAAGGGAAATGAAGTCTTATCGCTTAAATGCCGCTAAAAAATCACTGGCAGCCATGAAGCATAGTACTTTACTTTCAGGTGGACTGACTCCTGAAATCGCAGAACGTTACCTGAAAGTTCAAGGCTTCAATACCAAAAAAGCCGAAAGAGAAGACGGTTCTACCTTGATTGCTGCCAAAAAAGGCGCTATGAACAAATGGGGCTATATTTTCGCCCATGCCGCCATTATCGTTATCTGCCTTGGTGGGTTGATAGACAGCAATCTTTTACTGAAAGTCGGCATGCTCACCGGCAGCATCGTTCCGGATAACGACAGCCTTTATGCCAAAGATTTCAAACCGGAAAGCACATTAGGCAGCAATAATATTTCTTTCCGCGGCAACGTCAATATTGCCGAAGGCCAAAAAACCAACGTGGTTTTTCTGAATGCAGACAAAGGCATGCTCATTCAAGATTTGCCTTTTGATGTCCAATTAAAACGCTTCCACATCGACTACTACGATACCGGCATGCCTAAAGATTTTGCCAGCGATTTGATTGTCACCGACAGTAAAACAGGCAAAAAAACCGAACATACCATCCGCGTTAACCACCCGCTGACCGTTGACGGCATCACCATTTATCAGGCTAGCTTTGCCGACGGCGGCTCCGATTTAAAACTCAAAGCCTGGAATCTTGCCGGCAACAGCCGCACACCCGCCCTGATGGACGCCGTTTCCATGCAAGCTTTCCCTCTTGATATCGGTGAAGAAGAATATAAGCTGGAATTCGACCAATTTACCGCCATGAACGTACAAGATACCAGCATGCCGTCTGAAGACAAACCTTTACAGATTCAGACAGCCATCAATGATGTACGCAGCGTAAAACAAAACAAAAAATTTACCAACATCGGCCCTTCTATTGTTTACCGCATCCGCGACAAAGCCGGCCAAGCCGTTGAATATAAAAACTATATGCTGCCTATCCGGCAGGATGATGACTATTTTTACCTGACCGGCACCAGAACCGGTTTGGAACAGCAATACCGCTGGCTGCGTATCCCCACCGATTCAAACGGCAGTATCGATACTTTCATGGCCATACGCGAACTGATCAACGATCCGGCTGTGTTAAAACGCATTATCGGCAACGCAGCCCAAGCCGCACCCGCGAATATCCGTGGAACGTTTGCTCAAGGAGCGGAACACACATTAAACACCTTTAGAAACGGCGGCCTGGTCGCACTGGGTGACGACATCAATGCACGCACCCCCGAAGCCGATCGAGAAACCGTATGGAATTTTTCTTCAAGAATTGTTTACAGCACTTTGAATACCGTTTTAGACGAAGCAATTCGAACTTATAACCTGCCCGAATGGCAAGATCCGGAAGCACGCAACCGCTTTCTAATTCACAGTATGGAAGCCTATACCGGCCTCACCGCCTACCCTGCTCCAGTCTTGTTACAATTAAGCGGCTATAAAGAAGTACGCTCGTCCGGCCTACAAATGACCCGTTCTCCGGGCGCATCATTGGTTTATTTAGGTTCGGTATTGTTGGTATTAGGTACTATCTTTATGTTTTACATTCGTGAAAAACGCGCATGGCTGCTATTTGACCAAACCGGAATACGCTTTTCCATGTCGTCCTCACGCAACGAACGCGATTTACAAAAAGAATTTCCCAAACATACTGCCGATTTAGAAACACTGGCCAAAGATTTAAATCACTAA